A genomic segment from Drosophila miranda strain MSH22 chromosome 3, D.miranda_PacBio2.1, whole genome shotgun sequence encodes:
- the LOC108160551 gene encoding long-chain fatty acid transport protein 1 — translation MCTAPADDGAATATIDAAAPSHGPTALNSTQVSIAIDPSHNPMEQKRSNWRSYLQWIMVPVLSGGTALIWYYLGAWSGLAALYCSVIATLLVRPGWRWFYIAAVTGPRDIVALIAYIRVLMFVKRQERKNLNIGDIFEASVARHPDKLAIVSESQQWTFRQLNEHSNRVANVFHSHGYKKGDVVGLLLENRAEFVATWLGLSKIGVITPLINTNLRGASLQHSITVGQCTALIYGASFRSAVMDIAKDLPAHVGLYQFNDEGSLAHAADEGLSQGLAQQLNGLLDTAAKDKVAAGATRADHHDKLVYIYTSGTTGLPKAAVITHSRYFFIAAGIHYALGFRDQDVFYTPLPLYHTAGGVMSMGQALLFGSTVVIRKKFSASGYFADCARFQCTIGQYIGEMARYILSTPSAPHDRKHQVRMVFGNGLRPQIWPHFVERFGIQRVGEFYGATEGNANIMNNDSTVGAIGFVSRVLPQIYPISIIRADPHTGEPLRNKKGLCDRCEPNETGVFIGKIVKGNPCREFLGYVDTKASSKKVVYDVFAKGDMAFISGDLLVSDERGYLYFKDRTGDTFRWKGENVSTSEVEAQLSNLAGYKDVIVYGVSIPQTEGRAGMAAIYDPTREVKVEMLGQELTKALPSYARPQFLRFLRKIDLTGTFKLRKVELQQQGFDPAAIEDELFYAGSDGVYAPLTQSVYERIQRNEMRF, via the exons ATGTGCACCGCTCCCGCTGATGATGGGGCTGCCACAGCCACTATTGATGCTGCTGCCCCAAGCCATGGTCCGACGGCCTTGAACTCCACCCAG GTCTCCATAGCCATAGATCCCAGTCACAATCCGATGGAACAGAAGAGGTCCAACTGGCGAAGCTACCTACAGTGGATAATGGTACCCGTCCTCTCGGGAGGAACAGCGCTGATCTGGTATTACCTAGGAGCTTGGTCGGGACTGGCGGCTCTCTATTGCAGCGTGATAGCAACACTCTTGGTGCGGCCCGGCTGGAGATGGTTCTACATAGCGGCGGTGACAGGTCCTCGCGATATTGT CGCTCTCATTGCCTATATTCGAGTGCTGATGTTTGTGAAGCGACAGGAGCGCAAGAACCTCAACATTGGCGACATTTTCGAGGCCAGTGTGGCCCGGCACCCGGACAAGCTGGCCATCGTGAGCGAGTCCCAGCAGTGGACTTTCCGCCAGCTGAACGAGCATTCGAACCGCGTGGCCAACGTCTTCCACAGTCACGGATACAAAAAGGGCGATGTGGTGGGCCTGCTACTCGAGAATCGGGCCGAGTTTGTGGCCACCTGGCTGGGTCTCTCAAAGATAGGTGTTATTACACCCCTCATCAACACGAATCTGCGAGGAGCCTCCCTCCAGCACAGCATCACTGTAGGCCAGTGCACGGCCTTGATTTACGGGGCCAGCTTCCGATCGGCCGTGATGGACATTGCGAAGGATCTACCCGCCCATGTCGGACTCTATCAGTTCAATGATGAGGGCAGCCTGGCCCATGCTGCTGACGAGGGCTTGAGTCAGGGTCTGGCCCAGCAACTAAACGGACTGCTGGACACGGCTGCCAAAGATAAAGTGGCCGCAGGCGCCACTCGGGCGGATCACCACGACAAGCTGGTCTACATCTACACCTCTGGCACCACTGGTCTGCCCAAGGCAGCGGTCATCACGCACTCGCG CTACTTCTTCATTGCCGCCGGCATCCACTATGCCCTCGGTTTTAGAGACCAGGATGTGTTCTATACACCCCTTCCTCTCTATCACACTGCTGGCGGGGTGATGAGCATGGGCCAGGCCCTGCTCTTTGGCTCCACGGTGGTCATACGCAAGAAATTCAGTGCCTCTGGCTACTTTGCCGACTGCGCACGCTTCCAGTGCACC ATTGGCCAGTACATTGGTGAGATGGCCCGCTATATATTGTCCACTCCATCGGCACCACATGACCGAAAGCATCAGGTGCGCATGGTCTTTGGAAACGGACTGCGTCCTCAAATCTGGCCGCATTTCGTTGAGCGCTTTGGCATCCAGCGCGTCGGTGAATTCTATGGAGCCACCGAGGGCAACGCCAATATCATGAACAACGACAGCACTGTGGGAGCCATTGGCTTCGTTTCACGGGTACTACCGCAGATCTATCCCATATCCATCATACGAGCCGATCCCCACACGGGTGAGCCGCTGAGAAACAAAAAGGGTCTCTGCGACCGCTGTGAGCCCAACGAAACGGGCGTCTTTATTGGGAAAATCGTGAAGGGCAATCCCTGCCGGGAGTTCCTCGGCTATGTGGACACGAAGGCCTCCTCCAAGAAGGTGGTGTACGATGTCTTTGCAAAGGGCGATATGGCCTTTATCTCTGGCGACCTGCTGGTCTCCGATGAACGGGGCTATCTCTACTTCAAGGATCGCACCGGCGACACCTTCCGCTGGAAGGGAGAGAATGTCTCTACTAGCGAGGTGGAGGCACAGCTCAGCAACCTGGCCGGATACAAGGATGTCATCGTGTATGGGGTCAGCATACCCCAAACCGAAGGCCGGGCCGGTATGGCCGCCATATACGATCCCACGCGAGAAGTGAAGGTGGAGATGCTGGGCCAGGAGCTCACTAAGGCTCTGCCCAGCTATGCACGTCCGCAGTTTCTGCGCTTCCTCCGGAAGATCGACCTGACGGGCACGTTCAAGCTGAGAAAAGTGGAGCTACAGCAGCAGGGCTTCGATCCGGCGGCCATCGAGGATGAGTTGTTCTATGCAGGATCGGATGGTGTCTATGCCCCGCTCACCCAGTCCGTCTACGAGCGGATTCAGCGCAACGAAATGCGATTCTAG
- the LOC108160553 gene encoding uncharacterized protein LOC108160553: MMTGSDNELLMEEEGQPLTIWQKILFFMVGLTSALTICVLIRLSNKLTADAEHKAMMHFKEISAGNIGHRNGY; this comes from the exons ATGATGACAGGCAGCGACAACGAACTCCTAATGGAAGAGGAGGGCCAGCCTCTGACCATCTGGCAGAAG ATCCTGTTCTTTATGGTGGGCCTCACTTCTGCTCTGACTATTTGCGTTTTGATACGTCTCTCAAACAAGTTGACTGCCGATGCGGAGCACAAAGCTATGATGCACTTCAAGGAAATCTCCGCTGGAAATATTGGTCATAGAAACGGATACTAG